From one Phycisphaerae bacterium genomic stretch:
- a CDS encoding protein kinase: MSPQQPTDPPPQAGPPPSVPRPDDSTTGPVSPDGPTAISPPESPPDVGTTPCVAFADSLAPDAFPGYTLLREIHRGGQGVVYQALQKSTKRKVALKALKSGPLAAPAERARFEREIEILGQLNHPNIVAIHDSGLAAGCHYLVMDYISGQPLDAWLATAPRPPDECLRVFVKICNAVYAAHLRGIVHRDLKPSNIRIDADGEPHILDFGLARVAARAAADELPPVTVTGQFMGSLPWASPEQAEAVPGRIDPRSDVYALGVMLYYMLTGRFPYEVVGRLHDVLNNILQAEPVRPRQLRPEINDELETIVLKCLQKERKRRYQTAGELAQDLTHYLAGEPIAARRDSVLYLLRKQFRRGVQRSPHVAYVGVLLLTFVCALALHRTRWLVSWPDRGFESYARRLARAPSGPAWSEDVAVIAFDDAACEALPRLAEAAGIPGVDPADPFSWRRLHGALMERLAQLNLRVVCWDIAFESDAPAHDSYLIRGLATLRAAGTRVIVGTRGAAADGRPLLSAALTEHIDGWGCIHLLNHRLVKGTALLAVAPRAAPIPSLALATYAAARHPGTPKYSWNPDLAYLTIDYFDPEPTAAGRGRWSPVADEIPVAHVQKDWRPGDAALANTTDWHTACAVTLIAPPELLARHTVPYQDVLTAPHAALAPRLTRKLVIIGDTRAQHSAKPDRSRVDDGRGGRDEFHVYVHATVLGDLLRGVATPPPYLLIELIVLLVCATIGVWFGVQFGRRPAVTRWLLCLLASGAVVAVCAAVARTLHVIFLPASAIIGLWLGAALATRLERTRHPPAGPVLGFGSRAD; encoded by the coding sequence ATGAGCCCGCAGCAACCCACCGATCCGCCGCCGCAAGCCGGGCCGCCGCCATCCGTCCCGCGGCCGGATGACTCCACCACGGGTCCGGTGTCACCCGACGGCCCCACGGCCATCTCGCCGCCTGAGTCGCCGCCGGACGTCGGTACCACCCCGTGCGTCGCGTTCGCCGACTCGCTGGCGCCCGACGCCTTCCCCGGCTACACGCTGCTGCGCGAAATTCACCGCGGCGGACAGGGCGTCGTGTACCAGGCGCTGCAGAAATCTACGAAGCGCAAGGTCGCGCTGAAGGCGCTGAAGTCCGGGCCGCTGGCCGCCCCCGCCGAACGGGCCCGCTTCGAGCGTGAAATCGAGATCCTCGGCCAGCTCAACCACCCGAACATCGTCGCGATCCATGACAGTGGCCTGGCGGCGGGCTGCCACTACTTGGTGATGGACTACATCTCGGGGCAGCCACTGGATGCCTGGCTGGCCACCGCGCCGCGTCCGCCGGACGAATGCCTGCGCGTGTTCGTCAAGATCTGCAACGCGGTCTACGCCGCCCATCTGCGCGGCATCGTCCATCGCGACCTGAAGCCGAGCAACATCCGCATCGACGCCGATGGCGAGCCGCATATTCTCGACTTCGGCCTGGCCCGCGTAGCCGCGCGCGCCGCGGCCGACGAGCTGCCCCCGGTCACCGTCACCGGCCAGTTCATGGGCAGCCTGCCCTGGGCCTCGCCCGAGCAGGCCGAGGCCGTTCCGGGCCGGATCGATCCGCGCAGCGACGTGTACGCGCTCGGCGTGATGCTTTACTACATGCTCACCGGCCGCTTTCCGTATGAGGTCGTCGGCCGCCTGCACGATGTACTGAACAACATCCTGCAGGCCGAGCCGGTCCGGCCGCGCCAACTGCGCCCGGAGATCAACGACGAGCTGGAGACGATCGTCCTAAAGTGTCTGCAAAAGGAGCGCAAGCGCCGCTATCAGACGGCCGGCGAGCTGGCCCAGGACCTGACCCACTACCTCGCCGGCGAGCCCATCGCCGCCCGGCGCGACAGTGTCCTCTACCTGCTGCGCAAGCAGTTTCGCCGCGGCGTGCAGCGCAGCCCGCACGTTGCGTACGTCGGCGTGCTCCTGCTCACGTTCGTCTGCGCCCTGGCGCTGCATCGCACGCGCTGGCTGGTGAGCTGGCCCGACCGCGGTTTCGAGTCCTATGCGCGCCGCCTGGCGCGCGCGCCCAGCGGACCGGCTTGGTCCGAGGATGTCGCCGTCATCGCGTTCGATGACGCCGCCTGCGAGGCGCTCCCCCGGCTCGCGGAGGCGGCAGGCATCCCGGGCGTGGACCCGGCCGACCCGTTCTCGTGGCGCCGCCTGCACGGTGCCCTCATGGAGCGCCTGGCGCAACTGAACCTGCGCGTGGTGTGCTGGGATATCGCGTTCGAGAGCGACGCGCCCGCGCATGACAGCTACCTGATCCGCGGGCTCGCCACGCTTCGGGCCGCCGGGACCCGCGTGATCGTCGGCACGCGCGGCGCGGCGGCGGACGGACGCCCGCTGCTCAGCGCGGCCCTCACCGAGCATATCGACGGCTGGGGCTGCATTCACCTCTTGAACCATCGTCTCGTGAAGGGCACGGCCTTGCTGGCGGTCGCGCCGCGCGCCGCCCCCATCCCGTCGCTCGCGCTGGCGACGTACGCCGCCGCCCGTCACCCCGGCACGCCCAAGTACTCCTGGAACCCGGACCTGGCCTACCTGACCATTGACTACTTCGATCCGGAGCCGACCGCCGCCGGCCGCGGGCGCTGGTCGCCGGTCGCCGACGAGATTCCCGTCGCGCATGTGCAGAAAGACTGGCGGCCCGGCGATGCCGCGCTGGCCAACACCACGGACTGGCACACCGCGTGTGCCGTGACGCTGATAGCGCCGCCCGAATTGCTCGCCCGTCACACGGTGCCCTATCAGGACGTGCTCACGGCGCCGCACGCGGCATTGGCACCGCGGCTGACCCGCAAGCTCGTCATCATCGGCGACACGCGCGCCCAGCACAGCGCTAAACCGGATCGCAGCCGCGTGGATGACGGCCGCGGCGGCCGCGACGAATTCCATGTGTATGTGCACGCAACTGTACTGGGAGACCTGCTGCGCGGCGTCGCCACGCCGCCGCCATATCTGCTCATCGAGCTTATCGTTCTGCTGGTCTGCGCGACGATCGGCGTGTGGTTCGGCGTGCAATTCGGCCGGCGGCCCGCCGTGACGCGCTGGCTGTTGTGCCTGCTGGCGTCCGGGGCCGTGGTCGCGGTCTGCGCCGCCGTGGCGCGGACGCTGCACGTGATCTTCCTGCCCGCGAGCGCCATCATCGGCCTGTGGCTGGGCGCCGCGCTGGCCACGCGGCTCGAACGCACGCGTCACCCGCCGGCTGGGCCAGTGCTCGGATTCGGGTCCCGGGCCGACTGA
- a CDS encoding OPT/YSL family transporter, which produces MGTEATPTSDAPTTGAANPTPLTLCPDAPQLTLRGVLTGALLGAVLSVCNIYAGLKLGMVFNMSIVAALLGYGFWAGVEGLSGGRVRRFDMLENNINQTGCSAAAYVPSAGLVTAIPALALLTGQTLSWPVLAGWLLVVCLLGNVIAVGLRRQMIVAEKLPFAVGIAGAETLRGLHARECAAAVSGAPLPPDQPVGYATGRHGREAAARIEALLVGAAASACLAVSTYVARIGTLAAPGALRGLRLSDLTFGLSTSPLLPAVGGLIGFRTCASLLLGSIVAFGLIAPPLLADGTMRAATYPEMVTWLVWPGVTMMVVAALVSLAFSWRALATGVARLFTSQPGPGSLQRRSPYALALGASLVTVIGVQVLLFAVPWWVAAVGVLLAFILALGAARVAGETGMNPIAPVAKLTQLAVGALLPQSPAANLMAANVTSGAASQCADLLSDLKCGALLGAAPRAQTIAQLCGAAAGACAAAFAYTLLVPNPATQLLTEELPAPGVRGVMVVAELFQGGFRGLPAGTPLAMLIAALVAVALTLGERLAPARARRWVPSTASVGMAFVFPASVSAAIFLGGLVALLLGKWCRDWSSRFLITVCTGLIVGDTLTSVGTSIHTLLSR; this is translated from the coding sequence GTGGGCACGGAAGCGACCCCCACCTCGGACGCGCCAACCACGGGCGCGGCCAATCCGACGCCCTTGACACTTTGTCCAGACGCGCCGCAATTGACGCTCCGCGGCGTGCTCACCGGCGCGCTGCTCGGCGCTGTGCTTTCCGTCTGCAACATCTACGCCGGCCTGAAGCTCGGCATGGTTTTCAACATGTCGATCGTTGCGGCCTTGCTCGGCTACGGCTTCTGGGCGGGCGTCGAAGGCCTGAGCGGCGGGCGGGTCCGCCGCTTCGACATGCTCGAGAATAACATCAACCAGACGGGTTGCTCGGCCGCCGCGTATGTACCCTCGGCCGGCCTCGTGACCGCGATCCCCGCGCTCGCGCTGCTCACCGGTCAGACGCTGAGCTGGCCGGTGCTGGCCGGCTGGCTGCTGGTCGTCTGCCTGTTGGGGAACGTGATCGCCGTCGGCCTGCGCCGGCAGATGATCGTCGCCGAGAAGCTGCCCTTCGCGGTCGGAATTGCCGGCGCCGAGACGCTGCGCGGCCTGCACGCGCGCGAATGCGCCGCGGCAGTGTCCGGCGCGCCGCTCCCCCCGGACCAGCCGGTCGGCTACGCCACTGGGCGCCATGGACGTGAAGCGGCCGCGCGGATCGAGGCGTTACTCGTTGGGGCGGCGGCCAGTGCCTGCCTCGCCGTGTCTACGTACGTCGCCAGGATCGGCACGCTCGCTGCGCCTGGGGCCCTGCGCGGCCTGAGACTGTCCGACTTGACCTTCGGCCTGAGTACGTCGCCACTGCTGCCGGCGGTCGGCGGTCTGATCGGGTTCCGCACGTGCGCCTCGCTCCTGCTTGGCTCGATCGTCGCCTTCGGGCTCATTGCCCCGCCGCTGCTGGCCGACGGCACGATGCGGGCCGCGACCTATCCGGAGATGGTCACGTGGCTGGTGTGGCCGGGCGTGACCATGATGGTGGTCGCGGCGCTGGTCTCGCTGGCATTCTCCTGGCGCGCACTGGCCACCGGCGTGGCACGCCTCTTCACAAGTCAGCCTGGCCCAGGCAGCCTGCAACGCCGCAGTCCATATGCCCTGGCCCTAGGGGCGTCGCTCGTGACAGTGATTGGCGTACAGGTGCTGCTGTTCGCCGTACCGTGGTGGGTCGCCGCCGTTGGCGTGCTGCTCGCATTCATCCTCGCGCTCGGCGCAGCACGCGTCGCCGGCGAGACCGGCATGAACCCCATCGCTCCCGTGGCCAAACTCACGCAGCTCGCGGTCGGGGCGCTGCTGCCGCAAAGCCCGGCGGCGAACCTGATGGCGGCCAACGTCACCAGCGGCGCCGCAAGCCAGTGCGCCGACCTGCTCAGCGACCTCAAGTGCGGTGCGCTCCTCGGCGCTGCGCCGCGCGCCCAGACCATCGCTCAACTTTGCGGCGCGGCGGCGGGTGCATGCGCGGCCGCGTTCGCCTACACGCTGCTGGTCCCCAACCCCGCCACGCAACTGCTGACCGAAGAGCTGCCCGCACCGGGGGTGCGCGGCGTCATGGTCGTCGCGGAGCTGTTCCAGGGCGGCTTTCGCGGGCTACCCGCCGGCACGCCACTCGCGATGCTCATCGCCGCGCTGGTCGCCGTGGCCCTGACGCTGGGTGAGCGCCTGGCGCCGGCGCGCGCACGACGCTGGGTGCCCAGTACCGCCAGCGTGGGGATGGCGTTCGTATTCCCAGCCAGTGTCTCGGCGGCCATCTTTCTGGGTGGTCTGGTCGCCCTCCTGCTTGGCAAGTGGTGCCGCGACTGGTCCAGCCGGTTCCTGATCACGGTCTGCACTGGGCTGATTGTGGGTGACACGCTCACGTCGGTCGGCACCAGCATCCACACGCTCCTCTCCCGATGA
- a CDS encoding tetratricopeptide repeat protein has protein sequence MGTQSNWYEDAEQLLGAVKQSRAPAPRQPSIPGYDELREIRRGGQGVVFSATQRSTKRRVAIKVLLDGAWASDSRRRRFEREIDLIATLHHPNIVRLYDSGVTDAGYPYYVMEFIEGVGLDELIGDAALADDWSKTHRGEPLDVRVPMPRSEASPLFSVRATFQLFAKVCDAVNYAHQRGVIHRDLKPSNIRIDPAGEPFVLDFGLAKAATDSHANVGESPMSLTGEFMGSPPWASPEQADGSPHATDVRSDVYALGVILFQLLTRRFPYPVVGGLREVLHNIQSIEPLRPSSLRRELDDEVDTLVLKCLAKEPDRRYQSAGDLARDIRHYLANEPIEAKRDSALYTLRKAMRRYKYVARITSVFLLITLGAAVLLSVLWLRATEAEQLADQRLDAAEKARAAEVVARTESQRKSAQTHAINLFLVNMLTMPLDLGREARVADVLDKASRELAESTDLDAPTAAALHEAIGNAYSSLGLFAESEPQLQAAYDLWRGAAGAEHPDTLSSLAAIAWLKRQQGKLDEAVTLLRQVLDARRRVLGDDHIDTTRTMNDLAYVLEMLGQLDEAEALHRAALANSRRLLGEDALDTLTSMGNLASVLCTQGKLEEAGSLMRQRLETARRVLGPQHRDTLRAMSSYSRLLGITGPRDEALALLRAVLENERRILGSDHPETIVAIANLGLELSHQGQFGEAEPLLREAVERAQRVLGPEHTDTLGAMGALAGMLNVQGRYAEAEPLLRAALETSRRTNGDEHLDTLYAMNSLAQCLQLQERPADAEPIYRAALEGCLRALGESSPYTSTAMVNLGTALTDLQRFDEAEPLIRRALQQRRQAFGDEALETLHARVQLGTLLYERGDFQAAADEFGALLEKVRQVMPPEHWYPAVVEGWYGRALAGLQRFAEAEAHMLAAYERLSATVGAAHPRARRLRQRIVELYDAWDRPADAARFRATPESQPTSDAVRG, from the coding sequence ATGGGCACGCAGTCGAACTGGTACGAGGACGCCGAGCAACTGCTCGGTGCGGTCAAGCAGAGCCGGGCGCCGGCCCCGCGCCAGCCCAGCATCCCCGGCTACGATGAGCTGCGCGAAATCCGCCGCGGCGGCCAGGGTGTGGTTTTCAGCGCCACGCAGCGCTCCACGAAGCGCCGCGTGGCGATCAAGGTCCTGCTCGACGGCGCCTGGGCATCCGATTCGCGTCGCCGGCGTTTCGAGCGTGAGATCGACCTGATCGCCACGCTGCACCATCCGAACATCGTGCGGCTTTATGACAGCGGCGTGACGGACGCCGGCTACCCCTACTATGTGATGGAATTCATCGAGGGCGTGGGGCTCGACGAGCTGATCGGCGACGCGGCCCTGGCCGACGACTGGTCGAAGACGCACCGCGGCGAGCCGCTCGACGTGCGCGTCCCCATGCCGCGGAGCGAGGCTTCGCCGCTGTTCTCGGTGCGCGCCACCTTTCAGCTTTTCGCCAAGGTCTGCGATGCCGTGAACTACGCGCACCAGCGGGGCGTGATCCACCGCGACCTGAAGCCGAGCAACATTCGCATCGACCCCGCCGGCGAACCGTTCGTGCTCGACTTTGGCCTGGCCAAGGCCGCGACCGACTCGCACGCCAACGTGGGCGAATCGCCGATGAGCCTGACCGGCGAGTTCATGGGTTCGCCGCCGTGGGCCAGCCCGGAGCAGGCGGACGGCAGCCCGCACGCGACCGACGTTCGCAGCGACGTGTACGCGCTGGGCGTGATCCTGTTCCAGCTCCTGACCCGCCGGTTCCCGTACCCGGTGGTGGGGGGGCTGCGCGAGGTGCTGCACAACATCCAGAGCATCGAGCCGCTGCGGCCCAGCAGCCTGCGGCGCGAGCTCGACGACGAGGTCGACACGCTGGTGCTGAAATGCCTGGCCAAGGAGCCCGACCGGCGTTACCAGAGCGCCGGCGACCTGGCCCGCGACATCCGGCACTACCTGGCCAACGAGCCGATCGAAGCGAAGCGCGACAGCGCGCTGTACACGCTGCGCAAAGCCATGCGGCGCTACAAGTACGTCGCGCGCATCACCAGCGTGTTCCTGCTCATCACCCTCGGGGCGGCCGTGCTGCTCAGCGTGCTGTGGCTGCGGGCCACGGAAGCCGAGCAACTGGCCGATCAGCGCCTCGACGCCGCCGAGAAGGCCCGGGCCGCCGAGGTGGTTGCCCGCACCGAGTCGCAGCGAAAATCCGCCCAGACGCACGCCATCAACCTGTTCCTGGTGAATATGCTCACCATGCCGCTCGACCTGGGGCGCGAGGCCCGCGTGGCCGACGTGCTCGACAAGGCCAGCCGCGAGCTCGCGGAGTCGACCGACCTCGATGCGCCTACGGCGGCGGCCCTGCACGAGGCCATCGGCAACGCCTACTCCAGTCTGGGCCTGTTTGCCGAAAGCGAGCCGCAACTGCAGGCGGCCTACGACTTGTGGCGCGGCGCCGCCGGCGCGGAGCATCCCGACACGCTTTCCAGTCTCGCGGCGATTGCCTGGCTCAAGAGGCAGCAGGGCAAACTGGACGAGGCGGTGACACTGTTGCGGCAGGTGCTGGACGCGCGGCGTCGCGTGCTCGGCGACGACCACATCGACACCACCCGCACGATGAACGATCTGGCGTACGTGCTCGAGATGCTCGGACAGCTCGATGAAGCCGAGGCGCTGCATCGCGCGGCCCTGGCCAACAGCCGGCGGCTGCTGGGCGAGGACGCCCTCGACACGCTTACCAGCATGGGCAACCTGGCCAGCGTCCTGTGCACCCAGGGCAAGCTGGAAGAGGCGGGCAGCCTGATGCGGCAGCGACTGGAGACGGCGCGGCGCGTGCTCGGCCCGCAGCACCGCGACACGCTGCGGGCCATGAGCAGCTATTCCCGGCTGCTGGGGATCACCGGCCCGCGCGATGAGGCGCTCGCGCTGCTGCGCGCGGTCCTCGAGAATGAACGCCGTATTCTCGGCTCGGACCATCCGGAGACCATCGTCGCCATCGCCAACCTGGGCCTCGAGCTTTCCCATCAAGGCCAGTTTGGCGAGGCGGAGCCGCTTTTGCGCGAAGCCGTCGAGCGCGCCCAACGCGTCCTGGGGCCGGAGCACACGGACACGCTCGGCGCCATGGGGGCCCTGGCCGGGATGCTCAACGTCCAGGGTCGCTATGCCGAGGCCGAGCCCCTGCTGCGCGCTGCGCTCGAGACCTCCCGGCGGACCAACGGCGACGAGCACCTCGACACGCTCTACGCGATGAACAGCCTGGCGCAGTGCCTGCAGCTCCAGGAACGGCCCGCCGACGCCGAGCCCATCTATCGCGCCGCTCTGGAGGGCTGCCTCCGCGCCCTGGGCGAAAGCAGTCCGTATACGTCCACGGCGATGGTGAACCTCGGCACCGCGCTGACCGACCTGCAGCGGTTCGACGAAGCCGAGCCGCTGATCCGACGGGCCCTCCAGCAGCGCCGGCAGGCGTTTGGCGACGAGGCCCTCGAGACGCTGCACGCCCGGGTCCAGCTCGGCACGCTCTTGTACGAGCGCGGGGACTTCCAGGCGGCCGCCGACGAGTTCGGCGCCCTGCTGGAGAAGGTGCGCCAGGTCATGCCGCCCGAGCACTGGTATCCGGCCGTCGTCGAGGGCTGGTACGGACGGGCCCTCGCCGGATTGCAGCGCTTTGCGGAGGCGGAGGCGCACATGCTGGCGGCGTACGAGCGTCTGAGCGCGACCGTCGGCGCCGCGCATCCGCGCGCGCGGCGGCTGCGGCAGCGCATTGTGGAACTTTATGACGCCTGGGACCGGCCGGCGGACGCCGCCCGCTTCCGCGCGACGCCGGAGAGCCAGCCGACGAGCGACGCCGTACGCGGTTGA
- a CDS encoding sigma-70 family RNA polymerase sigma factor translates to MYGQTTHISLLQRLSNGQDPAAWREFHERYAELIAGFARRRSLQPADCDDVAQEVLLALSKTLPGFHYDPARGKFRSYLKTITLHAIFKRRMARHGEVDLEHLEEATRAACEDEDVEAAWEAEWRQYHARQAMRTIAVEFNDADRQAFQRYAVEGRDARETAEALGLSVDQVYQAKSRIMKRLTELVEQQVGEEG, encoded by the coding sequence ATGTACGGGCAAACCACTCACATCAGCTTGCTGCAGCGCCTGAGCAACGGACAGGATCCCGCTGCCTGGCGTGAGTTTCATGAGCGCTACGCGGAGCTCATCGCGGGCTTCGCGCGCCGCCGCAGCCTGCAGCCCGCCGACTGCGACGACGTGGCCCAGGAAGTCCTGCTCGCGCTCAGCAAGACGCTGCCCGGGTTCCACTACGATCCGGCCCGCGGCAAGTTCCGCTCGTACCTGAAGACGATCACGCTGCACGCCATTTTCAAACGCCGTATGGCCCGCCACGGCGAAGTGGACCTGGAGCACCTCGAGGAAGCGACGCGTGCGGCGTGCGAGGACGAGGACGTCGAGGCGGCCTGGGAAGCGGAGTGGCGCCAGTACCACGCCCGCCAGGCCATGCGGACCATCGCCGTCGAGTTCAACGACGCGGATCGGCAGGCCTTTCAGCGCTACGCCGTCGAGGGCCGCGACGCCCGCGAGACGGCCGAGGCCCTCGGGCTGAGCGTGGACCAGGTCTACCAGGCGAAGTCGCGGATCATGAAGCGCCTCACGGAGCTGGTGGAGCAACAGGTCGGCGAAGAGGGGTGA
- a CDS encoding DUF2029 domain-containing protein encodes MTVAAILLRAGLLAAPLLPTPPIPVFAGMLYPGDHDDFVRWGLQAQDRGLLSLYTERPHRYDLRHWDKSKRTWHISQRKFDRVCNYPPLSVYLLAVSGAAFSALRPDRLLNTVESLSCFTFWSMVGDFLTAWGCAALVRRFRPGWAPLWIYVAALFLPILWWDSVIWAQTDSILLAAGVWMLHAMLHERWVLAGVLWGVAFALKTQAVLFIPLWGYALLTTRPVWKPLVGGVVALGVLLLMALPFTLHSGWAWYLRSYHENLFAIYSKLTTLKAFNIWYLHLLLTDSLDAHAKWLGLTRGTWSKIWLVLALLAGLLFMLWRWRRDRRGLVLWTMLSLLLFMMIPTEVHERYLILVLPFLGVAVTFAPRLWPGLLLLLVVMLGQLSWPLWLPRGRGTWAETAAYATHKYNAELADWPADAGPPPVTLEDTLADLQQVYRRQLARAAPAEWTFTICALLGTAATVAALLTLRPRPPDAVRPESARDALVR; translated from the coding sequence GTGACTGTCGCAGCCATCCTGCTCCGCGCCGGACTCCTCGCCGCGCCCCTGTTGCCGACACCCCCCATCCCGGTCTTCGCCGGCATGCTTTACCCCGGCGACCACGACGACTTCGTCCGCTGGGGCCTGCAAGCGCAGGATCGCGGGCTGCTGAGCCTCTACACCGAACGGCCGCACCGCTATGACCTGCGCCACTGGGACAAGAGCAAGCGCACCTGGCACATCTCGCAACGCAAGTTCGACCGCGTCTGTAACTATCCGCCGCTGTCGGTCTACCTGTTGGCCGTGTCCGGGGCGGCCTTCAGCGCGCTGCGTCCGGATCGGCTGCTGAACACCGTCGAGTCGCTGAGCTGCTTCACGTTCTGGAGCATGGTGGGAGACTTCCTGACCGCCTGGGGTTGCGCGGCGCTGGTCCGGCGTTTTCGTCCGGGGTGGGCTCCTCTGTGGATCTACGTCGCGGCGCTGTTTCTGCCTATTTTGTGGTGGGACTCGGTGATCTGGGCCCAGACCGACTCGATCCTGCTGGCGGCGGGGGTCTGGATGCTGCACGCGATGCTCCACGAACGCTGGGTGCTGGCGGGCGTGCTCTGGGGCGTGGCGTTCGCCCTCAAGACGCAGGCCGTGCTGTTCATCCCGCTGTGGGGCTATGCCCTGCTGACGACGCGGCCGGTCTGGAAGCCGCTGGTCGGGGGCGTGGTGGCGCTCGGCGTGCTGCTGCTCATGGCGCTGCCGTTCACGTTGCACAGCGGCTGGGCGTGGTACCTGCGCAGCTACCATGAGAACCTGTTCGCGATTTACAGCAAATTGACCACGCTGAAGGCGTTCAATATCTGGTACCTGCACCTCCTGCTCACGGATTCACTCGACGCACATGCGAAATGGCTGGGCCTCACCCGGGGCACGTGGAGCAAGATCTGGCTGGTGCTGGCGTTGCTAGCGGGGTTGTTGTTCATGCTGTGGCGCTGGCGGCGCGACCGCCGGGGGCTGGTGCTGTGGACCATGCTCAGCCTGCTGCTGTTCATGATGATCCCGACCGAGGTCCATGAGCGCTACCTGATCCTGGTCCTGCCCTTCCTCGGCGTGGCCGTCACGTTTGCGCCCCGCCTGTGGCCGGGCCTCCTGTTGTTGCTGGTCGTCATGCTGGGGCAATTGAGCTGGCCGCTCTGGCTGCCACGGGGGCGCGGCACCTGGGCCGAGACGGCCGCGTACGCCACCCACAAGTACAACGCGGAGTTGGCCGACTGGCCTGCGGACGCCGGCCCGCCGCCGGTCACCCTGGAAGACACGCTGGCTGACCTGCAGCAGGTGTATCGCCGGCAACTTGCGCGGGCGGCCCCCGCCGAGTGGACCTTCACCATCTGTGCCTTGCTCGGCACGGCCGCCACGGTCGCTGCCCTGCTGACACTGCGCCCGCGCCCGCCGGATGCGGTCCGGCCCGAGTCTGCGCGGGATGCGCTGGTCCGGTAA
- a CDS encoding response regulator — MSPANALDNHSLSQLLDQLDAQAGPVDLAQGGCRADSLYKYRVRTLRVDMRQPQQPSRSFGVHARLLGTRALCAVSTTWLRPEVPCVVYLIDAESGWDEVPGRVAACDPLTQADGLWELRVTFDRAIDVPRFAPPAWRCRILVADDSLTVCRILTQALARHHADVTCVANGRQAVAAALAERFDLILLDMDMPELDGPSAARELREKGYLWMIVALTASTTEASHYLCINGGCDAFVNKPVQSECLADLVRAARPKPLISAMISEPGFGDVIDACVHELRAAVAAMQAAFAADDAARLLKIATHIRVETPAAGFPVLARLAARVERAISDGFPLRDVRRALCPLAVHCLAARPATRFD, encoded by the coding sequence TTGAGCCCGGCCAACGCACTGGACAATCATTCGCTGTCGCAGCTCCTCGACCAACTGGACGCACAGGCTGGTCCGGTGGATCTGGCGCAAGGCGGCTGTCGGGCCGATTCCCTCTACAAGTATCGCGTGCGGACTCTCCGCGTGGACATGCGTCAACCGCAGCAGCCGTCGCGGTCTTTTGGGGTGCATGCGCGGCTGCTTGGCACACGGGCGTTGTGCGCGGTGTCCACGACCTGGCTGCGGCCCGAGGTGCCCTGCGTCGTGTACCTGATCGACGCGGAAAGCGGCTGGGATGAGGTTCCCGGGCGCGTTGCGGCGTGCGACCCGCTGACGCAGGCCGATGGCCTCTGGGAGTTGCGGGTGACGTTCGATCGCGCGATCGATGTTCCGCGCTTTGCCCCGCCGGCCTGGCGCTGCCGCATCCTCGTCGCGGATGACAGCCTGACCGTCTGCCGCATCCTGACGCAGGCGCTCGCGCGCCACCATGCCGACGTGACCTGCGTGGCCAACGGCCGTCAGGCCGTCGCCGCCGCGCTGGCCGAGCGGTTCGATCTGATCCTGCTCGACATGGACATGCCGGAACTCGATGGGCCGAGTGCCGCCCGCGAGCTGCGCGAAAAGGGATACCTGTGGATGATCGTCGCGCTGACGGCCTCGACGACCGAGGCCAGCCACTACCTGTGCATCAACGGCGGCTGCGACGCGTTCGTCAACAAGCCCGTGCAATCTGAGTGTCTCGCGGACCTCGTCCGCGCCGCGCGGCCGAAGCCGCTGATCAGCGCCATGATCAGCGAGCCCGGATTCGGCGACGTGATTGACGCCTGCGTCCACGAGCTGCGCGCCGCGGTCGCCGCGATGCAGGCCGCCTTTGCCGCCGACGATGCGGCCCGCTTGCTGAAGATCGCGACGCACATCCGGGTCGAAACTCCTGCGGCGGGGTTCCCGGTCCTCGCGCGCCTGGCCGCCCGCGTCGAGCGCGCAATCAGTGATGGCTTTCCGCTGCGCGATGTGCGGCGCGCGCTGTGCCCGCTGGCGGTGCATTGCCTGGCCGCGCGGCCGGCGACGCGCTTCGACTAG
- a CDS encoding GntR family transcriptional regulator, protein MEFRISTGSPLPIYRQIVDQVRHAVAVGHQHAGDPLPSVRALAESLVVNPNTVAKAYAELVHDGVLESRQGRGFFVADRRQVFSRAERVRRLEQALDALLSEALVLNFTPDEIRAALDKRLAHYEPGAEPNRGSE, encoded by the coding sequence CTGGAATTCCGCATCTCAACCGGCAGCCCCCTGCCGATCTACCGCCAGATCGTCGATCAGGTCCGGCACGCCGTCGCCGTCGGCCACCAGCACGCCGGCGATCCGCTCCCCAGCGTCCGGGCGCTGGCCGAGTCGCTGGTCGTCAATCCCAACACCGTCGCCAAGGCCTACGCCGAACTCGTCCACGACGGCGTGCTCGAGTCCCGCCAGGGGCGCGGGTTCTTCGTCGCCGACCGGCGGCAGGTGTTTTCGCGTGCGGAGCGGGTGCGGCGGTTGGAGCAGGCGCTGGATGCGCTGCTGAGCGAAGCGCTCGTGCTGAACTTCACGCCGGATGAGATTCGCGCGGCGCTCGACAAGCGCCTGGCGCACTACGAGCCGGGCGCGGAGCCGAACCGAGGGTCCGAGTGA